tattttctccatataccgctccctggcttccttgtttaaggtatcccggtaaattccagttcctttccagtagtttaacatcttttttttgcgttccgtctgttcacttggtgaaacagaaaagcatcccgtcttctatcaaaacaaatgcacgtgaccgggacaggagttttccgatgatacaaatacattaagagagccgggcagggagcggagtaatagatccatacgtatatatgtctatgggctggagcggaggagcggagccgccaccgcagtaatggcggccgctcgacttccgggttttgctggattcgtgtataggcctgtgctgcaggggggcaccaacatgacCCTCACccatcttctcttctcttctattttttattaattataagtatcccATAGCGATCATTTTTGTTCACTGttattgtagtttgttgtgctggtccaCTATggtccggatccagacctgcagttcctcaatcgaccactagggtctggttTCATACGTGACTTCATCTGCATTGAcctctgtcttaaaatgtccaactttgcagcagaaacaaACGTCTTTACAGCCTGGTTGAGAAACGTTTTTGGTCTCAGCagttagatttcacatccatgacccCTTTACATGGGTTATCTACTAACAGACCAGCATGGCTGGCTGAGGGTCGGCTCGGGAGGGTCTGAGGAGGAAGCTGAGCTAAGAGCAGGCAGCTTTTGCTACGTATCTGTGCTAATCAGTTAGACGACCTTGCAGCGGTGCGGAGGTGGTGAACTTACTCATGCGAGTGATGAGGAGCGCCCTGCTCTGGTGCATACTGGTTGTTGAGGTTACAGGGGCACCAACAGGAAGATAAATACTGGTGACACCAACATTTggaatagagggtatgcattgatgtcacttccctgcaactgcaactagtggagaagatgggataacagccgattatcggcttaaattaaaggcagttggacttgaaggcatacaaatgTTTTGACGCTTGgttctacttcaaggcaggatttgttggcgaaattaaagtgatgaggacaccgaactttatgatttgaccgtttaacgttagctacccaaaaatccaacattacctgatacaaaatgggaaccgcaaatccacgtttcggtgcctggaatccagttgtttctgcgaattgcagcgatccatttgtctctcttaagcttatttgtcggcagtctgtaaaacgataactccgatttcttgctaaatctatgagtagagtcgatcgcacaacagctctttcccattttagatgttttcaagttgctcaaactgaaagtttacactgccactcagtcttccTGACACtctgtcagaaagactgagtgtcagaaagactctcagtctttctgccactcagtgggcgtaacccgctgggaagtcacatctgtgacatcatgcgcattccctctttAGTACAGCCGAAGTacaacatttatacattttctcTGGTAATTACCAGGTGGGTTGGTCTTTGACTGACTGGGGTAGCAGATGTACATTCTGCTTACTGTGACTCTTTAAACACATAAAACAGAGGTACCTGCAATGTTTAACCTGCAGTATCCTGTCATCTTGTAGGTTACGGCCATGCTGTCCCCCGCACCGACGCCGGCAAGGCCTTCTGCATGGTCTACGCAGCCCTGGGCATTCCTCTGACCCTGGTCATGTTCCAGACCCTCGGCGAGAGGATCAACACTTCGGTGCGATACCTCCTGCACAGAGCCAAGCAGGATCTGGGCTTAAGACAGACGGAGGTGTCAATGGGAAACATGGTTCTGGTGGGTTTGCTGTCCTGCGTGAGCACCCTTTGCATCGGCGCCGCAGCCTTCTCCCGTTCTGAGAACTGGACCTTTTTTAACGGCTGCTACTACAGTTTCGTCACGCTCACTACCATCGGCTTCGGGGATTTGGTCGCTCTGCAGAAAAGAGACGTCCTGCAGAAACAACCCGTCTACGTGGCCTTCTGCTTGCTCTACATTCTGGTTGGGCTGACGGTTGTTGGAGCTTTTCTGAACCTGGTGGTGTTGAGATTTCTGACCGTGAGCTCCAGTGAGGTGAGGGCTGACGTAGAGGGCGGAGAGCAGGGATCTCAGCCCAAGGGCATGCTGGGAGAGAGGGAGGTGTCCACCACTACTGCACCAGAACGGGTTACGGTCAGATGTAAAGATGGTTGGTGCAACCTGGCTCCCCCCATGGAGGCTAGCAGCAGCTGCATCAGCCTCCTCCCTTCTCCTGCTGAGGAGCACAGACTTATCCCATCCGAGCCCTGGAAGCTCCGTGGAGGCCGCCGGCTGAGAGCCTTGCTCTCCTGCGTGTGTTGTGGCCTCGATGTTTACGGATGCAGCTCTCGCTATGAGCAGACGAGTGGCCACAGCAACCCTGTCTTTTACAACTCTATCTCCTACAGGTTGGACCAAGTGCCTTGCAGCTCCTgcactgtgatgtcacaggcCTGGCCGAGCGATGCAGGTCTCTGGCAGGGCGAGAACATACCTCGCATCAGAAGCAATTCTCTCTAACATGGAAAAGT
This genomic window from Cololabis saira isolate AMF1-May2022 chromosome 8, fColSai1.1, whole genome shotgun sequence contains:
- the LOC133449586 gene encoding potassium channel subfamily K member 15-like, with product MDRLSIRTVFLVLSTVSYLLLGAAVFDALESGREGRRRAALERELRELRLRYGFAEQDYRRLRAAVLRSEPHRGGTQWKFAGSFYFAITVITTIGYGHAVPRTDAGKAFCMVYAALGIPLTLVMFQTLGERINTSVRYLLHRAKQDLGLRQTEVSMGNMVLVGLLSCVSTLCIGAAAFSRSENWTFFNGCYYSFVTLTTIGFGDLVALQKRDVLQKQPVYVAFCLLYILVGLTVVGAFLNLVVLRFLTVSSSEVRADVEGGEQGSQPKGMLGEREVSTTTAPERVTLRGGRRLRALLSCVCCGLDVYGCSSRYEQTSGHSNPVFYNSISYRLDQVPCSSCTVMSQAWPSDAGLWQGENIPRIRSNSL